A genomic region of Papaver somniferum cultivar HN1 chromosome 7, ASM357369v1, whole genome shotgun sequence contains the following coding sequences:
- the LOC113299661 gene encoding alpha-galactosidase 1-like, with product MGQRSTVSNVHTFPAVLFCFTILSSACLVVSSSRLPKNEFVDAEIYRRNLLSNGLGMTPPMGWNSWNHFACKIDEKMIRKTADALVSTGLSKLGYHYVNIDDCWAELARDDKNNLVPKKSTFPSGIKALADYVHSKGLKLGIYSDAGYLTCSNTMPGSLGYEEQDAKTFASWGIDYLKYDNCNNDGSKPTVRYPVMTRALMKAGRPIFYSLCEWGDMHPALWGAKVGNSWRTTGDISDTWDSMLSRADFNEFYAEFARPGGWNDPDMLEVGNGGMTKDEYVVHFSIWAISKAPLLIGCDVRNATKETMEIIGNKEVIAVNQDSLGVQAKKVRMEGDLEVWAGQLSGYRMAVLLVNRSARRSSITAHWDDIGIASGSVVKARDLWEHETLKQRFVGNLTATMNSHTCKMYVLTAVC from the exons ATGGGGCAGAGATCTACTGTTTCTAATGTGCACACGTTTCCTGCCGTTCTCTTCTGTTTCACAATATTATCCTCTGCTTGTTTAGTAGTTTCATCATCCAGATTGCCCAAGAATGAATTCGTTGATGCTGAAATCTACAGAAGGAATTTACTGTCTAATGGACTTGGAATGACTCCACCCATGGG ATGGAACAGTTGGAATCATTTTGCCTGCAAGATTGATGAGAAAATGATCAGAAAAACCG CTGATGCACTGGTTTCAACTGGTCTTTCCAAACTGGGATATCATTATGTTAACATAG ATGATTGTTGGGCTGAGTTAGCCCGGGACGACAAG AATAATCTAGTACCGAAGAAGTCGACTTTCCCTTCAGGGATTAAAGCTCTGGCAGATTATGTTCATAGCAAAGGACTCAAACTGGGAATCTATTCAGATGCAGG GTATCTTACATGTAGTAATACCATGCCAGGATCACTTGGTTACGAAGAACAGGATGCCAAAACCTTTGCTTCATGG GGAATTGACTATTTGAAGTATGATAACTGCAACAATGACGGTTCCAAACCAACTGTAAG GTATCCGGTAATGACACGAGCTCTAATGAAGGCGGGACGTCCGATATTTTATTCTCTATGTGAATG GGGCGATATGCATCCAGCTTTATGGGGTGCTAAGGTAGGAAATAGCTGGAGAACTACTGGTGACATTTCTGATACTTGGGACAG TATGCTTTCTAGAGCCGACTTCAATGAATTCTACGCAGAATTTGCAAGGCCCGGTGGTTGGAATG ATCCAGACATGCTTGAAGTAGGAAATGGAGGTATGACAAAAGACGAATATGTAGTGCATTTCAGTATATGGGCTATTTCGAAG GCACCTTTGCTCATTGGTTGTGATGTTCGAAATGCAACCAAAGAAACCATGGAAATCATTGGCAACAAGGAGGTTATTGCAGTTAACCAAG ACTCACTTGGGGTTCAGGCAAAGAAGGTTAGAATGGAGGGCGACCTTGAG GTCTGGGCTGGACAGCTTTCTGGGTACAGAATGGCTGTTCTTCTAGTTAACAGAAGTGCTAGGCGTTCTTCAATTACTGCCCACTGGGACGATATTGGTATTGCTTCTGGTAGTGTAGTTAAGGCCAGAGATCTTTGGGAG CATGAGACCCTGAAGCAGCGATTTGTAGGAAATCTGACTGCTACCATGAATTCTCACACATGCAAGATGTATGTTTTGACGGCTGTTTGTTGA